The following coding sequences lie in one Arachis ipaensis cultivar K30076 chromosome B03, Araip1.1, whole genome shotgun sequence genomic window:
- the LOC107629166 gene encoding L-ascorbate peroxidase, cytosolic, translated as MGKSYPTVSADYQKAVEKAKKKLRGFIAEKRCAPLMLRLAWHSAGTFDVATKSGGPFGTIKHPSELAHGANAGLDIAVRLLEPIKEQFPTLSYADFYQLAGVVAVEITGGPEIPFHPGREDKPEPPPEGRLPDATKGSDHLRDVFGKAMGLSDQDIVALSGGHTLGAAHKERSGFEGPWTSNPLIFDNSYFKELLSGEKEGLLQLPSDKALLSDPVFRPLVEKYAADEDAFFADYAEAHLKLSELGFADA; from the exons ATGGGGAAATCTTACCCAACCGTTAGTGCTGATTACCAGAAGGCCGTTGAGAAGGCGAAGAAGAAGCTCAGAGGTTTCATTGCTGAGAAGCGATGTGCTCCTTTGATGCTCCGTTTAGC ATGGCACTCTGCCGGAACTTTTGATGTGGCTACAAAGAGTGGAGGTCCATTCGGAACCATTAAGCATCCATCCGAGCTTGCTCATGGCGCCAACGCTGGACTCGACATCGCTGTGAGGCTTTTGGAGCCGATCAAGGAGCAATTCCCTACGTTGTCCTACGCTGACTTTTACCAG TTGGCCGGTGTAGTTGCTGTTGAGATCACTGGTGGACCTGAAATTCCATTCCACCCTGGAAGAGAG GACAAGCCTGAGCCACCACCCGAGGGTCGCTTGCCCGATGCAACTAAGG GATCCGACCACTTGAGGGACGTGTTTGGCAAGGCTATGGGACTAAGTGATCAGGATATTGTTGCCCTGTCTGGTGGTCACACTCTT GGAGCTGCACACAAGGAGCGTTCTGGCTTTGAAGGTCCTTGGACAAGCAATCCCCTCATCTTTGACAACTCTTACTTCAA GGAGCTTTTGAGTGGTGAGAAGGAAGGACTCCTTCAGTTgccaagtgataaggcactctTGAGTGACCCTGTATTCCGCCCTCTTGTTGAGAAATATGCTGCG GATGAAGATGCATTCTTTGCTGATTACGCTGAGGCACACCTTAAGCTCTCTGAGCTTGG GTTTGCTGATGCCTAA